In Candidatus Brocadia sp., the following proteins share a genomic window:
- a CDS encoding AsmA family protein, whose protein sequence is MKKIIIIVLSVIFVLLVGAVVTPFLIDLNKYKGEIIDLAKPHVARDLDFGGIKLTILKGLGAEIQGLRIAENPGFGTGDFLNLERLRVKVKLFPLLRKQIQVKELILDKPVVRLIKNTKGELNITDLMGSETKEQEDKEQKDTESQEEKENKNNGSKNGENEVKNGSTFLAGLLVSKFTLNQGHIDFIDEFTQPGTTTTTTIDLLDMKFTDVSVNKPIRMSTVARLPGSAKQNFMIKGAMGPIGDTLDIKRLFMDIAVSLEEFDLGTCKSYLPPDLPLSPVDGVVSMDISLRGDMASGVTSEGQMQCKELILAEGNDKKALRKMHITLQEEMKFAWEKGSADIDRLDLSMDENTISLTGSVEGFNTKPQWDITLRTQAINPDYVFLFYPSIRESLPKDVSFSGSLGMEMISKGNMDNLQADCNVEMKDLDILYGETFRKPRPVPCQISVKASKTGDDIHLDPCVVKMHTLSLRTSGKITGLTNPRFDLSINTDDTSLKGWESLVPALKEYEPEGNFVLRSSLKGTMNDAAVNLQFSSPRLAFKLSQSSDDGRKAATSQGFFESMDMNVQAVKKDEAIMGSGNLEVRKGEVLAAPFEKMQAQFDYQNDILGIHGFRVHAFQGGVVMDGKVRPRELRWNVKPVITNINMAEAMDTFTQYKGLFKGLFSGSFVANNAGDEKQKGAMNASGSFRLDQGEIMNLNLVDTVLDALFGIKGVSKFLEKEGSELEKQKITRFDYLDGDFSMTGNKIYLKKAALHNIHTAKATDSDAFIDGLVDCNTSSLDLKGKVVLSQEYSAKLAKKNEPLNALLNPEKRMVLPITVTGTFSKPRPILDIPYVTSAMAKYYGRKELEKLGDKIGLPKKGDKGKQGKESPIGNILKDILK, encoded by the coding sequence ATGAAAAAGATCATTATTATTGTTCTGAGTGTGATTTTTGTTCTTCTGGTAGGTGCAGTAGTTACACCATTTCTTATTGATCTCAATAAATATAAAGGGGAAATTATCGACCTTGCGAAGCCGCACGTGGCGAGAGATTTGGATTTTGGCGGAATAAAACTCACCATTTTGAAAGGGCTGGGTGCAGAGATTCAGGGACTCCGCATTGCAGAAAATCCGGGGTTTGGTACAGGTGATTTTCTGAATCTGGAACGACTACGGGTAAAGGTAAAATTATTTCCCCTTCTGAGAAAGCAGATTCAAGTCAAGGAATTAATCCTGGATAAACCAGTGGTACGACTGATAAAAAACACAAAGGGGGAGCTTAATATCACAGACTTAATGGGTTCCGAAACAAAAGAACAAGAAGATAAAGAACAGAAAGATACTGAAAGCCAGGAGGAAAAAGAGAATAAAAATAATGGCAGTAAAAACGGTGAGAATGAGGTGAAAAACGGAAGTACCTTTTTGGCGGGATTGCTGGTTTCCAAATTTACTTTGAACCAGGGCCACATCGATTTTATTGATGAATTCACTCAGCCCGGCACTACCACAACGACAACGATAGATTTGTTAGACATGAAATTCACGGATGTATCAGTGAATAAACCGATCCGGATGTCCACGGTGGCCCGGCTGCCCGGAAGTGCGAAGCAAAATTTCATGATAAAGGGTGCTATGGGACCCATTGGTGATACCCTGGATATAAAACGGCTTTTTATGGATATCGCAGTATCACTCGAAGAATTTGATCTGGGTACCTGTAAATCGTACCTGCCGCCAGACCTGCCTTTATCCCCTGTAGACGGGGTCGTCAGCATGGATATCTCTTTAAGGGGGGATATGGCGTCCGGAGTCACTTCAGAAGGTCAGATGCAGTGCAAAGAACTGATACTCGCAGAAGGAAACGATAAGAAAGCCCTCAGGAAAATGCATATTACCCTCCAGGAAGAAATGAAGTTCGCATGGGAAAAAGGAAGTGCGGACATTGACCGGTTGGATTTGAGCATGGATGAAAATACAATCTCTCTGACAGGAAGCGTGGAAGGATTCAATACGAAACCACAATGGGATATAACCCTTCGGACACAGGCGATCAATCCGGACTATGTCTTTCTGTTTTACCCTTCTATCAGGGAATCTTTACCTAAGGATGTGAGCTTTTCAGGTTCATTGGGCATGGAGATGATTTCGAAGGGAAATATGGATAATCTCCAGGCTGATTGCAACGTGGAGATGAAAGACCTCGATATCCTGTATGGTGAGACATTTCGCAAACCAAGACCTGTCCCCTGTCAAATTTCCGTCAAGGCAAGCAAGACAGGAGATGATATTCATTTAGACCCGTGTGTTGTCAAAATGCATACCTTATCTCTCAGGACATCGGGAAAAATTACCGGTTTAACGAATCCGCGTTTTGATCTTTCGATAAACACCGATGATACGTCCCTGAAAGGCTGGGAATCACTGGTCCCTGCACTAAAAGAGTACGAACCAGAGGGGAATTTTGTCCTTCGAAGTTCCTTGAAAGGAACGATGAACGATGCCGCTGTTAATCTGCAGTTTTCGTCTCCAAGGCTTGCATTTAAGCTCTCTCAGTCATCAGACGATGGCCGGAAAGCTGCAACTTCTCAGGGTTTTTTTGAATCCATGGATATGAACGTTCAAGCCGTGAAAAAGGATGAGGCAATCATGGGGAGTGGCAATCTTGAAGTCAGGAAAGGAGAGGTGCTGGCTGCGCCTTTTGAAAAGATGCAGGCACAGTTCGACTACCAGAACGATATCCTCGGTATTCACGGGTTTCGTGTTCATGCCTTCCAGGGAGGCGTTGTGATGGACGGTAAAGTAAGGCCCCGCGAACTTCGATGGAACGTGAAACCGGTTATTACGAATATAAATATGGCAGAAGCTATGGATACTTTTACACAATACAAGGGTTTATTCAAAGGGCTATTTTCCGGGTCTTTTGTGGCAAACAATGCCGGCGATGAAAAACAGAAAGGGGCTATGAATGCCAGCGGGTCATTCCGGCTCGACCAGGGAGAGATTATGAATTTAAACCTTGTAGATACAGTACTGGATGCGCTTTTTGGTATAAAGGGCGTATCTAAGTTTCTGGAAAAAGAAGGCAGTGAATTGGAGAAACAAAAAATTACCCGATTTGATTACCTGGATGGTGATTTTTCCATGACCGGTAATAAAATATATTTAAAGAAGGCCGCTTTACATAATATTCATACTGCAAAAGCAACTGATTCTGATGCGTTTATAGATGGGTTAGTTGACTGTAATACCAGCAGTCTCGACCTTAAGGGCAAGGTCGTTCTCTCCCAGGAATATTCTGCTAAATTAGCCAAAAAGAACGAACCGCTCAATGCCCTGCTCAATCCAGAAAAACGCATGGTGCTTCCGATTACGGTTACCGGCACTTTCAGCAAGCCAAGGCCTATCCTGGATATCCCCTATGTAACCAGCGCCATGGCGAAATATTACGGCAGGAAAGAACTGGAGAAATTAGGTGACAAGATAGGATTGCCCAAGAAAGGTGACAAAGGAAAACAGGGCAAGGAATCACCCATAGGAAATATTTTAAAGGATATTTTGAAATGA